The nucleotide window TAAAAATATTTTTACCAAAGGATACTGAAATAGACAATGAAAAGAGAGAACAATGTAAAACTGAATCAACTGTAAACTTTGAGAAAATAGCTTCTCAATCGAAGAGTCTTAACCTTTTTAGCCCCCGCCTTTTGATGAATACTACTTATCTTGTAGATAAGGAGAACATTCAAATTTTCTCAGATGAAGTTGAGAAACTTAAACTCAAGTATAGTGATTATAAATTTCAATATAGCGGACCCTGGCCACCATATAATTTTGTAGATATACATATATTATCAAATAAGAAGGGTGGCTTCAGGTAATGTTTGTCTTTGATGATATTCTTTTGAGAATGATAGGAATTTCAATTCCTGGACTCGATTTCATTTCAAACATAGAAGCAATAAGGGACTTTGCTTACAGGGAACTTTACAACGTGGATAAAATTAAAAACAAAATCAAGGAAAATCAACTGCTTTACGAATTTGATGAGATCTCAACAGAAGAATATGAAGAAAAAAAAAGCGAGCTCATGAAACAATTGAAATTTGCAGAAAGAGCTTTGGAGACGAATCTTAATGTCAGAACCGACATCTTTTCCTGATAAGTTCTCGAAGAAAGGAGCGGAAAAAAATTCAAAACCTACAAAAGCCAAAGAGAAATCTTTTGGGTTGTACAAATTTCTTAAATTACTTGAAGAAATGGATAATCAAGGTATAACTCAAAAGTCCGGATCAGGCAAAATCGATGGGCCTTTCAGCTCAAAAGCTGAATATAATTACAATATAACTATTGATACACACTCAAGTGATTTTCACACTCTGAAAAGTCACTCCAACCTTTTAACCAAAAACCCAGTGAAACGCCATCGTAAGAAGCGAATATAAGCATTTTTTATTTAGTTAAGTGGCTACGATGTGTGCTAACTGAAGGCCTTTCAATATGTTCTGTAGTTTTGGTCAATGGCGGTTAACTGCCAATAGGACTCGTACTAAGCACAATTTAATGGGACTCGTACTAAGCATAAATTGAAAAATTCATCTGTCAAAAAGTTAACCGAATGAGCACTCAGTTCCACCGCGTAAATAATAGAGTTATTAAAAAATTTTATAAGTCGTCGAAGAGGTAAACTATGAGCGGAAACAGTAATGCAAGTGTTGTAAGAGAATCCGCGGGACTTGTGGATGTAATAGATCGAGTTTTGGATAAAGGACTTGTACTTAATGCTGATATTTCGGTATCCATCGCGGGAACTGAGCTTCTTGGAATAAAAATTACAGCTACCCTGGCATCCTTTGAAACCGCAGCAAAATATGGACTTGAGTTTCCTTCGGGAACAAATCTTGATGCTCCGGCCTGGAAGAAAACAGATATAAATTATGCAAATTGTCCTGAGTGTGGAAATCGTAGAGAAGAAAAGCTCTTAATCGAAAAAGGATGCCCCATTTGCGGATGGACAAGCCCGCTTTCCAAGAAAAAACATGCAATAATCCCTGCAAGTTACATAGAACTCGATCAGGATGGAAACTACATTCCTGAGAAATAAAATTAGCTGTAATAGGTATTGCTGTCAGTTTATTACTTTATAAATTACCTTCTATAGGAGTGGCAACCCGATTAATTGGAGGGATCAATCATGAGCAATGATGATGAGATAAATGAAAATGAGAAAGAAACAAAAACTGACATAAAAAAAGAAGACCTGGAAAAAAAAGTCCAATACTTAGAAAATAAAATCAAAGAACTTGAACAGAGAGTAGAAGAACGCAGAACTACAGATTATGAACATGCTAGCTTTGTAGGAGATATTGTAGGATCAATTCCAGGCTTCAGCAGAATCATAAAAGTTCTCGAAAAGACCTCTCCAGAATTTAGGCAGAAAATTACTGAGACAGATATGGAAATAAAACATAGGCTTGAAACTGGATGGAGTAGTAAACCAGTAGTAAGCTATGGACTGTCGATCAGACCTCTGTCTACAAGAAACAAATCTTCTAATGTTCCAGGTACAGTTTCAAGAGAAAGGAAAAAAGTAATGTTAGAGGGTTCAGAGCCGGCGGAACCTATTTTTGATGTGTTTGAAAAACAGGACTTTGTTTATGTAATAGCTCAAATTCCCGATGTAGAGGAGCAAGATATAAACATAGAAATTCAGGATGACGTGCTGGATATTTCTGCAGGTATTTACAGTAAAAAGATTTCATTGCCATGTATGTCGGGGTCAATTGAAGAAAAAAGCTACAAAAATGGTGTACTTCAGCTGAAGATAAAAAGGGAAAAAAATGTCAATTAATATTGATGAAAACAATTTAAAAAAAGGATTATTGGGTCTTGTTGTAGCCCTTGTTGAGATTATCCAGGACTTACTTGAGAAACAGGCATTGTTGAGAATAGAAAATGGATCTTTGAGTGACGAAGAGGTTGAAAGACTCGGAGAAGCCCTTTTTGATCTTCAAGAAGCACTTGAAGCCATAAAAATTGATAACGAGCTTGAAGATTGTGTTTATTCTGTGCGAGAAGGATTGGATAAGGTAGTAGATCAGGTAATTGATAAATTTTTGAACCCAACAAGGTGGATTGAGGAAGCTGATAAAAATGAAAGAAATAACACAGGAGAGTTGCCTATATCTCTACTCAATTGTGAACACAGCCGCTGAACAAAATCTGGGGCCTATTGGGATTAATGACAATTCTGTGTACACAATTGTTTATGGAGATATTGCTACAGCTGTACATTTCTCAGAGACGAAACCCGAACCGGCAAAGGATGAACAACAGGCAAAAGAGTGGATATTTTCTCATAATTATGCAATTGATAAGCTCACTGAAAAATTCAATACCGTCCTCCCGTTTTCTTTCGGGTGTGTAGCACAAGGAAACGATGAAACCATAAGATCCTGGATGCAGAAGAACTATGATTCTTTTAAAAGTGAGCTTGAAAGACTGAGTGATACTGCAGAATATTTAGTTCAAATCTTCTATGATCCAAAAGTACTTGCTGAAAAAGTCCTCAAAGAGAATCCTGATCTTCAAGCATTGAATGCAAAAATAGACGGAGGATCCAAGGGAAAAAACTACATCCTTAAAAAACAGTTTGATGTCCGGCGGGACCACGCCATAATGAACGAGCTTTCGAAACTTGGAACCGAGTTTGGGAACGCTATATATGAGAATACAATGGAGATGATTCATGAAGAAAAAAGTTTCCATGTTCCGGAAAAATATAAGGGCAAAAAATCTGTGATTACACTTTCCTGTCTTGTTTCCAATAGAAATGTTGAAAATTTAGGACATGTACTTGATCAAGTAAATCAACGCGAAGGTTTTACAGTCAGATTTACGGGACCATGGGCACCGTTTAGTTTTGTTGATCTTAAAAGGGATTTTCAAACATGATACCGGAACGTGAAGGGGACTCCTTGGTAGAACTTCTTGATAGGTTACTTAATAAAGGGCTTGTTCTTAACGCTGATGTTCTTATTTCAGTTGGAGGCATACCTCTAATAGGCTTGAGTCTCAGACTTTTAGCTGCTGGAATTGAAACAATGCTTGAGTATGGGCTTTTTGAACAATTCGACAAGGATACAAGAGCCTGGGAACTTGAGCATAGAATAAACAAGCCAGCTCTTATGTCGGAAGAAGAAGTTATGCTGAGATTTTACGGTTCTTATTCTCATAACCAGAGTAAAAACTGGAACTACTGTTTTATATATTTAACAAACTACAGAATTTTTGGATGGAATAAAAGTGTTAATAAAATCTTATATGAAATGCCGCTAAAAAAGATACTGGAAATTACTGTTGTTACAAACATTCACGAGGAAAAAGAAAGGGAAGAAATATGTGTCAAAGCTAATGATGACAGTTTTCTCTACGTCCACAGCCAAAATATAAATGAAATTTATTGCAAACTTATAAAAGAAGTTCACTGCATATAACTTGGCTGATTAAAGTGTGCTGACACACCATTTTGCAATTAATAGGTAAACAGTGTAGAATATTTTGGGAGATCTCCAAAATATAATTGAAGTTGTGTAAATTTATAGACTAAGTGGCTTAGAAATAATAAAATAAGAAAATTAATTATCTGGTTTATTTTTATAATATGTTATGTGTGTTAATATCTTAATATGTTTTTATTAATTTTTATTATTGTTAGATAATAATCCTTGTTAATAATTTAAGTTCATAGAAGTTGTTATATATTAGATGTCTAATATATTTGAACGATAACTATGGATTAATGTGATTTTATGAGTCCTTAGTGACATCAATTGTTGAACTAAGAATGGAAGTTTTAAGCTCATTGCATTTCAAAAACACATACATTAGTCAATTTGGATTTAAAGCTGATAAATAAGAATTGTTAGACGTAACAAGCTCATCCCAAAGCTTGATAACAATTTATATTTAAAATTAAAAGAGTGTGCCACAATTATGCCTTCCAACCCAGGTGAAACAATGAATCTTGAAAATGATAACTATGTAGTTCAACCTACAGGATCGCCTGCACATAACTGTTACGTGCAGGAACTTATAAAGAGACATCTTGACATAGCAGTACTTTGCGTGATCAGGAACAATTCGATGTCAGGGCAGGATATTGCAAAAGAGATTTTCTATAAGCACCAGGTTTATGTGTCTCCAAGCGCGATATATTCCTTATTATACTCTTTAAAAAATCAAGATATACTTGAGATAGATACGGTAAAAGGTGACCTGAGAACTAAGTGTTATGTTCCCACTGAAAAAGGAAAACAGATAATCACTAAACAGCTCCAAGAGTTTAGAGAAGCTCTCACGTATTTTCTACTACAAATAAATAAGAATTTGCCTTAAAATCAAACAATTTTTGAAATGACAACTCGGATCATTTTAAGCAATTTATAATTTTAAAAAACTAGATTAAATATTTGAAACTATATAATTTTTTGGAATCTTGCCGTAATTTACGTAAAGATTCCTGTAAAACAATAAATTGGGCGGGAACATGAGAAAACTTGTATATTTAAGGATTGTCCATACCTCTGCAGATATGGGAACTCTAAGTGAAGAACTAGTGCAGATTGCTATTTCTAAAATTGGCAAGGAAAAATGGGAAGAGAACCAGAAGCTTATTGAAAAATTCTGGGATGAACTTGAAAAAGAAATCTTTCAGCTTAATCTCGATTTTAAGCAGACAAGAATTTATCAGGACGGCTTGCCATGTGAAGGAGAAATAGGAATGAAAATCATTCATAGTACGGCAGAACTCGGAAGCAAGAATTATCAGATTATCGAGAAATTGGTAGTAAAGGGAGCAAAGGTTGTTGCCACTGAAAGTCCTCAGCTTCTTATTGAAGAACGTAATCTATTGCTTGAGACCCTAAACAGTTCTTCCACTGCAGAAAAAGAAGAAGCAAAAAAGAAATATGATTCAAAAAAAGACATTTTGCTCGAACAAAGAGATGCATATATAGCTTCAAGGATAAACAATACTCTGGAAGATGGAAAAACTGGAATTTTATTTATAGGGGCTGAACATAACGTGATTCCAAAATTAGCCCATGATATTGAAGTTCTTGATCTGGTAAAGCATTAAAAAATTGTAAGATCAAAGATAAGAATTTTGCATTACCACTACTCTAAACCCAAGTGTTTCTTTTTGGCTTCCTACTCCCGAGATCTGATCGTGCTCTGAACTCTCCTCTTCTAGTTTTAGTCTTAGATATAATTATATAATACAGCTCATAATTTAATTCTGCCAAATGATGTTTATTTTTTAAGCTTTAGGGGGAGTTGAAACGACTACTGGCGTACGAAATCTTGACAATAGTATAGACTTAACCAATGTATGGCTCAGGGATATTCTGAGCCAGTTGAAATGGCAGAGCAAAGAAAGTGCATATCAGGCATTAAGAGGTACACTGCACGCAATCAGAGACCGGCTTCCGGTGGAGGAAGCGGTTGATCTTGCTTCACAGCTGCCCCTTATGATAAAAGGAGTGTATTATGACGGCTGGACTCTCAGGGATAAACCCGAGAAGTTCAAAAAAGAGGAATTTGCAAGAAGGGTGCATGCGCAGTTTGAATTCGATGATAATGTAAACCCGGCCGAAGTTATTCGAGCTGTCCTGCGGGTCATGTACAGGCACATGGGCGAAGGAGAAATTCGGGATGTAAAATTCAATATGCCAAAAGAAATTCAGGAATGGTTTCCAGAAGAAATCGCGCCGAAAGGATGAAAACGTAGAAATCCAAACTAAATTTTATTAAAATTTCAACTTTTTAGAGTTCTTCAACCTTATACCTGTTTAATGTTTCTCTTCTTTCGTCTAATGCTTGTAAAAATACCTTTTTTCAGACATATAAAACAGCCGTTAGATATTGTTTTCTCAAAATTGAAAGTATACGGCTTTTTATGAGCCGCTATTGTCGCTTGTCCTCACAGTATCAGACCGTGCGTATCCATCTACTTTTAACACATTTGTTTAATATTTATTTTTAGAGTTTAGATACATTAATATGATTAAAACTAGGAAATGATATTCCGATTAATGCGAAAAATTAATATATTAATATAAGGAAATACCCTGCTGGTGAAATAAAATACAGGGCTCTATTAGACGGATAAGATAGGCCTTGAGGATAGTAATTATAAAAAATCGGTCTTAAAAAAGTTTCAATTATATCTATTATATCTTATTGTCCTTTCAACCTGTCTTACTAAAATAACAAAAACCATACGATCACGCATATCGCTGACCGCCTATTATTAAAGCCCGATGGAAAATGAAGGAGTCTATTGAATGCGGAAAAAAATAAACTGGTTATTTGTTAGTTTTTTTGTACTATTTAGTTTAGTCGCTGCTTTTCCGGCTGTAGTACTGGCAGACCAGCAGGCAGACCCTACAGGAGCTAATACCGATTATTCCAGCTATGTAACGTCAAGCACCGGAGGTGCACCTTCTTTAGCAGACGTGACCAGTGCTGTAGGACATAGCAGCGTAGCCATAAATATTATGTGGACCTTGCTCGCAGGTTTTCTGGTAATGTTCATGCAGGCCGGGTTTGCAATGGTTGAAACTGGTTTCGTCCGTGTGAAGAATGTCGCACATACAATGGCTATGAATTTCTTTGTGTATCCACTAGGTATGCTAGGATTCTTCCTCACGGGTTTTGCAATTATGTTCGGAGGTATTGGTCCACTGGCCACTTTGGGCGGCTATACAGGACTTAACCATGAGTTCTCGATTACTCTTTTAGGGCATCAGTTCGGGCTCTTCGGAATGACAGGATTTGGGCTAATAGGCACTTATGATGTAGGCGTATTCGCTTTATTCTTATTCCAGATGGTCTTCATGGATACGACCGCAACGATTCCTACCGGAGCGCTTGCAGAGCGCTGGAAGTTCCTGTCGTTCTGTTTCATGGGATTTGCTATTGGTGCCTTTATATATCCACTCTTCGGCAACTGGGTGTGGGGCGGAGGCTGGCTGTCACAGCTTGGAGTTAATTTCGGCCTGGGTCACGGCCACGTGGACTTTGCAGGCTCATCGGTAGTGCACATGACCGGAGGAGTTATCGGTCTCGTAGGTGCATGGTTAATCGGACCGCGCATAGGCAAGTATAACAAAGACGGTTCGATTAATGCAATACCCGGTCACAGTATTCCTATGGCCATAGTCGGCACCTTCATCCTGGCTTTCGGATGGTTCGGTTTCAATGCTGGCTCAACCATGGCAGGTGAGGATCTTAGACTAGCTGTTGTAGCCACAAACACTATGTTGGCTTCAGCTACCGGTGCTGTAGCGGCTACGGCATGGATGTGGGCCGTCCGCACGAAAAAGCCGGATCCGGGTATGGCATGTAACGGTATGCTAGCAGGACTTGTAGCTATTACTGCACCCTGTGCGTTCGTCAACCAGATCAGTGCCGCGGTCATTGGCCTTGTTTCGGGTGTTCTTGTAGTCGAATCAGTCTTCTTCGTTGAGAAAAAGTTGAAAATCGATGACCCTGTCGGTGCGGTCTCTGTACACATGGTCAACGGTGCATGGGGATGTCTCGCTCTGGGCCTGTTTGCGGATGGCAGTTATGGCGCTGGCTGGAATGGCGTGCCTGGAACAGTTACCGGTTTGCTGTACGGCCAACCTCTACAGTTCATAGCAGAATTCATCGGTGTGGCTACCAACTTTATTGTAGTTGGCGGACTGGCATTTATCATCTACAAGGTGATCAACATGATCACGCCAATGCGTGTGAGCACCGAGGTCGAGATAGGAGGTCTTGACGTACCCGAGGTGGGATGCCCTGGTTATGTTGGTGACATTCCTGAAACTGGAATGGATAAAAGCCCTGAACCGAGTCACATACGTGATCCGATAGTAGTGGCGGCTGAGACTAAAAAGGAGAGGGTCACATGAAGAAAATAGAAGCAGTTGTCCGGCCCACAAAACTTGAAGAAGTGAAAGCCTCGCTTGAAGATGCCGGTTTCAGCAGCCTCACTATTGTTGACGTAAAAGGACGCGGACAGCAAAAAGGTGTTATCCAGCAATGGAGAGGGCAGGAGTATCGAGTTGACACTTTGCCGAAGTTAAAGGTCGAGCTAATTGTAAATGATGAAGATGCGGATAAGGCCATCGATATTATCGTTAGTTCCGCCAGGACCGGAAACATTGGAGATGGTAAAATCTTTGTCTTACCCGTAGAAAAGGTAGTTAGGATAAGAACAGGTGAAAGAGATGGAAAGGCCGTTTAAGGCCTTTCTTATAAATTTCCTGGTAAACAGAAGCTAATTATAAATTTCCTAT belongs to Methanosarcina barkeri 3 and includes:
- a CDS encoding gas vesicle protein GvpG, which codes for MIGISIPGLDFISNIEAIRDFAYRELYNVDKIKNKIKENQLLYEFDEISTEEYEEKKSELMKQLKFAERALETNLNVRTDIFS
- a CDS encoding Hsp20/alpha crystallin family protein — translated: MSNDDEINENEKETKTDIKKEDLEKKVQYLENKIKELEQRVEERRTTDYEHASFVGDIVGSIPGFSRIIKVLEKTSPEFRQKITETDMEIKHRLETGWSSKPVVSYGLSIRPLSTRNKSSNVPGTVSRERKKVMLEGSEPAEPIFDVFEKQDFVYVIAQIPDVEEQDINIEIQDDVLDISAGIYSKKISLPCMSGSIEEKSYKNGVLQLKIKREKNVN
- a CDS encoding gas vesicle protein K, translated to MSINIDENNLKKGLLGLVVALVEIIQDLLEKQALLRIENGSLSDEEVERLGEALFDLQEALEAIKIDNELEDCVYSVREGLDKVVDQVIDKFLNPTRWIEEADKNERNNTGELPISLLNCEHSR
- a CDS encoding GvpL/GvpF family gas vesicle protein; this encodes MKEITQESCLYLYSIVNTAAEQNLGPIGINDNSVYTIVYGDIATAVHFSETKPEPAKDEQQAKEWIFSHNYAIDKLTEKFNTVLPFSFGCVAQGNDETIRSWMQKNYDSFKSELERLSDTAEYLVQIFYDPKVLAEKVLKENPDLQALNAKIDGGSKGKNYILKKQFDVRRDHAIMNELSKLGTEFGNAIYENTMEMIHEEKSFHVPEKYKGKKSVITLSCLVSNRNVENLGHVLDQVNQREGFTVRFTGPWAPFSFVDLKRDFQT
- a CDS encoding gas vesicle protein, producing the protein MIPEREGDSLVELLDRLLNKGLVLNADVLISVGGIPLIGLSLRLLAAGIETMLEYGLFEQFDKDTRAWELEHRINKPALMSEEEVMLRFYGSYSHNQSKNWNYCFIYLTNYRIFGWNKSVNKILYEMPLKKILEITVVTNIHEEKEREEICVKANDDSFLYVHSQNINEIYCKLIKEVHCI
- a CDS encoding PadR family transcriptional regulator; translated protein: MPSNPGETMNLENDNYVVQPTGSPAHNCYVQELIKRHLDIAVLCVIRNNSMSGQDIAKEIFYKHQVYVSPSAIYSLLYSLKNQDILEIDTVKGDLRTKCYVPTEKGKQIITKQLQEFREALTYFLLQINKNLP
- a CDS encoding DUF2267 domain-containing protein; the protein is MDLTNVWLRDILSQLKWQSKESAYQALRGTLHAIRDRLPVEEAVDLASQLPLMIKGVYYDGWTLRDKPEKFKKEEFARRVHAQFEFDDNVNPAEVIRAVLRVMYRHMGEGEIRDVKFNMPKEIQEWFPEEIAPKG
- a CDS encoding ammonium transporter, with the protein product MRKKINWLFVSFFVLFSLVAAFPAVVLADQQADPTGANTDYSSYVTSSTGGAPSLADVTSAVGHSSVAINIMWTLLAGFLVMFMQAGFAMVETGFVRVKNVAHTMAMNFFVYPLGMLGFFLTGFAIMFGGIGPLATLGGYTGLNHEFSITLLGHQFGLFGMTGFGLIGTYDVGVFALFLFQMVFMDTTATIPTGALAERWKFLSFCFMGFAIGAFIYPLFGNWVWGGGWLSQLGVNFGLGHGHVDFAGSSVVHMTGGVIGLVGAWLIGPRIGKYNKDGSINAIPGHSIPMAIVGTFILAFGWFGFNAGSTMAGEDLRLAVVATNTMLASATGAVAATAWMWAVRTKKPDPGMACNGMLAGLVAITAPCAFVNQISAAVIGLVSGVLVVESVFFVEKKLKIDDPVGAVSVHMVNGAWGCLALGLFADGSYGAGWNGVPGTVTGLLYGQPLQFIAEFIGVATNFIVVGGLAFIIYKVINMITPMRVSTEVEIGGLDVPEVGCPGYVGDIPETGMDKSPEPSHIRDPIVVAAETKKERVT
- a CDS encoding P-II family nitrogen regulator, coding for MKKIEAVVRPTKLEEVKASLEDAGFSSLTIVDVKGRGQQKGVIQQWRGQEYRVDTLPKLKVELIVNDEDADKAIDIIVSSARTGNIGDGKIFVLPVEKVVRIRTGERDGKAV